The Pseudochaenichthys georgianus unplaced genomic scaffold, fPseGeo1.2 scaffold_1007_arrow_ctg1, whole genome shotgun sequence nucleotide sequence agaagaggggacacatgttgatgtagaagagacatggagaagaggggacacatgttgatgtagaagagacatgaagaagaggggacacatgttgatgtagaagagacatgaagaagaggggacatgaagaagaggggacacatgttgatgtagaagagacatgaagaagaggggacacatgttgatgtagaagagacatgaagaagaggggacacatgttgatgtagaggagacatggagaagaggggacacatgttgatgtagacctgatccaccactacacccccTCCCGCAGCCAGACACCAGACACACCAGAGACCGCAccgacccccccactttcaaaacactgaccaaaacacacctcttcagactggcttttaatttgtgaattatgctgtgttgctgttttaatataattttattttatCATCTTTTATCAAACCACTGTAAAgcatctttgagcacctggaaaagcgcttttgaaattaaatgtattattattattattattattattattatagaagagacatgaagaagtgagttttgcctaatagagaggcgaagtccctccccttcctccatgggaccttatttcggaaaaagtatgcattgaagtcgatggagagagaaagattatcttttgattccgtttgaattgtgcaacgaattacacacatgatgtttgtcaatttaaaagataattttgcaagtcaaaacaattaaaatgtgccgtaaaactgtgaagtaacacatttttttatgtgacgcgctcaatgaactacatctctggtcttgcatacgtcaccaacaccaagatggccgtcacgttagctcatttcacctctttcagaatgaaaggtcccaatgtgttcactttgatgggctgtcttctgagtggttaaacattgctaatggtgttcctcaaggctctgtgttaggtccacttttattctccatctacatcaacagtttaggtgaaaatctagatgaagctactttacatttctatgcggatgataccgtgatgtgctgtgcaggtccctccatgcaggaggctggtgttaaattacaggctgtttttaacattattcagactcagctcgctgaactaaagcttcttttaaatgttgagaaaaccaaggtaatgctcttttctaaagctaaaaagactacAGACACTGTTGtggatattgttactatgcaaggacaagtactcaaagtggttacctgttacaaataccttggtgtctgtcttgatgattgtcttacttttaatcttcaggtcattaatctgcttaaaaagctgagggttagactaggtttctttttcagaaacaagtcctgtttctcgcttgaggccaggaaaaggctctgtgaccttttgacctgtgacctatggggatctggtctatatgaatgcacctgcccattgcctgaacaagttagatgctgcgtatcacagcgcactgagatttgttactaactgtaaagcactgactcatcactgcaccctgtacgccaggcaggtctgccttcactaactgtatggaggctcagtcactggtacacgttcatctataaagccatgttgggtaaactacctttttatatctgctctctgatctctggacgaattgaaagtacgtattgcctgagatctcatgatgtggttttattaaatgtgctaagtgctaggactgtctcagggaagaaagcttttagatgagcAGCTCCACtgacttggaacagtctgcaaacatgtttaaaactgagcactttggttcccctgcatcactttgaaactcggctgggtgacatgctgtttgatactcacgGTACCCGTCACTGTaaactgtacattatgttgtcgtccttattgttgttctgttgtttttatgttacatgtgtaactaacgtcctgcaggtcacccttgatctcaaggggcttcacctggttaaataaaggctacaaacaaatcccattggctctgagacgagggaaccggtagtggtaaaatgctgactcacttccaggttttaggacgcgCCACTCTGGCACTCTATTAAACACTAGCATTGGTCAGACTTTAATCTGAATTATACTCAAAGAAACAAAAAAGCTTAAGCAGACTCTTACTCTTTATGTTCAAACCTTATCTTAACTAATCCTTTAAAAGTAATAATTAACTTCTGATCTTGATTGAGCCTCGTCCCCTAAATCAAATAATTACAATCAAGCATATTGTCCACATGAAGGGTGCTAGCTAAATAGAAACACCACCATTACAGGAATCCTGCGAGTTCGGTCATTAAAATGTTttacagagacatgttttgagaGACAGTTTCTTCGGTGTTACTGATCCGACATATTCAGTGTGCTATCGATCATGACGAGTGCATGCATGTGAGATTTCAGAAGGATTGCTGACTCACTGCTGACGTCTGTGTGATTTCCTTTAAGAGAAACTGATAAATGATTTATTAACAAGTCGTTATTCATTTAACAATGCACCTTTGATGCTTCTGGCAAATAACTTGTTTCagaaaaataatttaaatatatatttataattaaaaaaagcaAAAGACAGAGATTTTCACTTTTGTCCTCTTAGTTATTTTATTAACAAGAAAAACCCAAACAGTAAAAAATATACAACATGTGGCACTCGACCAGTTAGCTTTTCTAATATATATTCACGAAGAGAAACGGGTCCTACCCCCCACCGTTAAACCATCGAACCCCCTCGTCACTAACCGTTTGCAAATCCACCTCTGACTCCCTTCGCCCTCCTGAAATGTAAATCATGAACACACGTCTCTGTTGAACACACACAAGACTACAAATACAACTGAACAGAGTGAAAGGCaatcagagaataagaatatatgttttaaatgattaCGTGATCATTTCACACGACACAGAACAACTCGTGAGGAGATGTTaaagcacatcccatcatgtttgattgacagctgatctcTGTGCAGTGAAGACATGAGCCATAAGCTCTGATGGACACACGGTGAGTTTAAGAAGTACAAGAGCTCCTCGAGTGACTTCAGGCTatttcagtttacaaaactcaGCTGTTTCACAAAGCCAAACTCCAGCATGTAGCGGCTGAGTGAACGTGGCCTGCactctgtggaggagagtcaTGGTTTCAGAGACGATGCTGTAGAAGGACAGAACACCTGCTCTGTGATCCAGGTACACTCCTACTCTGGAGGACGGAGGACCTGAGACGGGAGTTTCGATACTGTTGTAACGAAATGAATAACTGTTTTGGTTACACTCTAAGGACCAAGATTTATCATTGAGTCCAAATAGACTTTCGTCCCCTGCTCTGCTGATATTCTTGTATGCGACTGCTACAAAAACTCTTCCCCCTCTCCGCTCCACCTCCCAGTAACACCGTCCACTCAGACTCTCTCTACTCAGGACCTGAGCATAATAATCAGTGAATCTGTCTGGGTGACTGGAATAAGACTGTTGGTGTCCCATGAATGTTGCTTTTCTGCTCCCCTCAGATAATAACAGCCATGTATTTGCTGTGTTTGGATCCAGAGTGACTTCCTGTGAATATTTTAAGAACCCAGCTCTGGAGGTGGGCTCTGCTGCTGGCAGTAAAACATCCACTTCAGTCGGTGAGACGTGTGTCCACTCCTCTCTCAGGACGTCCTGTAGTTTGTCTCTGACTGCTGACAGGGCCGCCGTCACGTCCTCAAAGTAGCTCAGAGGACGGATGTTGGCGCTGGAGGAGTGTGTAGCTTCACTGAGGGGGGCTGGCAGTGAGGAGGGGTAGCTGAGCAGAAACTGGTTGTGGTCCTCTGTGTGAGACAGCAGctccagctcagcgtctctcctcTTCAGCTCAGAGATCTCCTGCTCCAGCTTCTCCTGGAGCTCTCTGACTCGACTCACTTCTCTCTCCTGCTGGGATCTGAGCTGCTGCTTCACATCAGAGCTTCTCTTCTGCACGAGACGGATCAGCTCAGTGAAcgtcttctcactgttctcCACTGCTTTATCAGTGGAGCCGTTGACGGCCTTCACCTCCCGGTGAAGCAGCTTCACCTCCTTCTCTCCGTCCTGGATCCTCTGCTGGATGTTGAGACGACTCCCCTCcagctctctctgcctctcaatCCTCTCTGCTGCAGCTGACACCGTGTCGTGGCCTTTGTGTTCGTCCACAGAGCAGAGAGAACAGATACTCTGCTGATCAGTGCGGCAGAACAGCTTCTTAACCTCGTCGTGACGAGAGCAGATGTTCTCCTGGAGCTTCTTGGAGGGCTCCACCAGCTTGTGTTTCTTTAATTGAGCTACGTCATAATGACGCTGGAGGTGTTTCTCACAGTAAGATACGAGACACACGAGGCAGGACTTACAGGCTCTCAGCTTCCTCCCAGTGCAGACATCACAGGCCACATCTCCAGCTCCAGCATAGCAGAGATCAGCAGGAGCAGCTTGGAGTCCAGTCTTCTTCAGCTCCTCCACTAAAGCTGCTAACATGGTGCTTTTCAGCAGGACAGGCCTCAGTGTGAAGCTCTGCCTGCACTGAGGGCAGCTGTGGATTAGCTCTCCATCCCAGTGGTGTTTGATACAGTCCATGCAGTAGCTGTGTCCACAGGGAATAGTGACCGGATCCTTCAGTAGATCCAGACAGATGGAACAAGAGAAGGTTTCCCGGTCCAGCTGAACTCCTCTCTGCGCCATCTCACCTCTCAGTGGCAGCGAGTGTCTGAGTTTCACTTCCTGAGAGCTGAAACTGTGTGAGCTGTGATCTGaacaggatgtgtgtgtgtgtgtgtgtgtgtgtgtgtgtgtgtgtgtgtgtgtgtgtgtgtgtgtgtgtgtgtgtgtgtgtgtgtgagcagtgaATGTGGCCTATCAGCTCTCGTGCTTTACCCACATGTTGGTTACGCCCCTCCTCCTCAGTGTGGATCTGAAGGGGAGGAACCAGGAAGTACAGAGTGGAGCTGGCTGTGTCTGAGAgcaggaagaagagggagggCTCATCAGACTCTGACTCgttccaggaggaggagcagaCGCTCTGAACTGTTTCCTCATTTACAAACGGAGACTCGCTCACAACCTGctctacatttgaaaacagtctTCAGCtgtaaaacatttgttttaaagtcagGCTTTTGTAGCACCACAGCTCCCACACTCATGGTGGCAGTGGtgtaagaagtactcagatattctaCTGAAgcaaaaagtagaaatactacagggtaaaaatactctgttacaagtaaagtacaaaagcattgctatcaaaatatacttatgcATAAAGGCCCTTTTCagaatcctatatatatatattgagttACTATAATGATTATTGATGTGTGCTATCACAGTTAGTAAATATAGAGATCATTTGAATACTTGATGTCTTGCTGCTGGATATCTCATCCTATAAATATCTGTCAAAGTGTATTTAATGATTGATTTATATTTTTGAATTATTTACTAATCTATATCTAACTAGTAAAAGCTGTGAAATTAATGCAGTGGATTCAAAGTACAATACTGTTCTTTTAAAATGTAGCGCAGTGGAAGTATATAGCAGTTtacagggccggccctagacatTTTGGTGCCCTAGGCCAGATTATGATTTGGTGCCCCCCCCTCCAAGcaatacacaatagaatatataaagaataaatgaaaaatctctagaTAGATATTCTCTGAagcaaaagtagaaatactagggggtaaaaaatacatatacacatacatatatagaGGAATATtgttcaagtttgtaatactgttatcaacatatgagtggacaaatatgctttatgctaatgtttattatcatttgaacaatgacaaatattctcatgaatattaaacacaacaacctggaacctctctaatacaataatacaatacaaagtgtgtggtgtggtgtgtgtgggtgtgtgtgtgtgtgtggtgtgtgtgtgtgtgtgtgtgtgtgtgtgtgtgtgtgtgtgtgtgtggtgtgtgtgtgtgtgtggtgtgtgcgtgtgtgtgtgtgatggattgttggagctatgtgcaactcaaggcatatgcttcgaacgggagctgcctggacgctgcaatcatgttgcactatccgtgctgacttttcgtacaatgtcccgctgtctggcttcctgcataaagtcaagtgctctgcgaaatgtcgctcctctgttttcattaaacagctccttatatccgttagcgcagctagctagcaccagatgctagcaacaacaatgcaccacacgtaaggtctctctctcgctcgctcgggccacacatacacacaccctcccggtcctcccgatggccagtcggtgcctgccggtgagc carries:
- the LOC117440506 gene encoding tripartite motif-containing protein 16-like, with protein sequence MAQRGVQLDRETFSCSICLDLLKDPVTIPCGHSYCMDCIKHHWDGELIHSCPQCRQSFTLRPVLLKSTMLAALVEELKKTGLQAAPADLCYAGAGDVACDVCTGRKLRACKSCLVCLVSYCEKHLQRHYDVAQLKKHKLVEPSKKLQENICSRHDEVKKLFCRTDQQSICSLCSVDEHKGHDTVSAAAERIERQRELEGSRLNIQQRIQDGEKEVKLLHREVKAVNGSTDKAVENSEKTFTELIRLVQKRSSDVKQQLRSQQEREVSRVRELQEKLEQEISELKRRDAELELLSHTEDHNQFLLSYPSSLPAPLSEATHSSSANIRPLSYFEDVTAALSAVRDKLQDVLREEWTHVSPTEVDVLLPAAEPTSRAGFLKYSQEVTLDPNTANTWLLLSEGSRKATFMGHQQSYSSHPDRFTDYYAQVLSRESLSGRCYWEVERRGGRVFVAVAYKNISRAGDESLFGLNDKSWSLECNQNSYSFRYNSIETPVSGPPSSRVGVYLDHRAGVLSFYSIVSETMTLLHRVQATFTQPLHAGVWLCETAEFCKLK